A genomic stretch from Glaciecola nitratireducens FR1064 includes:
- the trpCF gene encoding bifunctional indole-3-glycerol-phosphate synthase TrpC/phosphoribosylanthranilate isomerase TrpF: MAKNVLEKIVDDKKIEIAQRKIDFPLSEFIDTLSLCEKDFFAALAAPNASFILECKKASPSKGLIRENFDLDEIIAAYAPHASCFSVLTDEKYFQGKFEYLDYITSRVAQPVINKDFFVDEYQVYLARYHNADAVLLMLSVLNDEEFKTLSALTHKLGMNVLTEVSNEEEVHRALALNANIIGINNRNLRDLSTDLATTERLVPLITKNGFDGVILSESGIYQHSEVQRLSPLVDGFLVGSALMAETNLVNAVEKLIFGEVKICGINSVENARKVMATPASYIGLIFATKSPRYVSIERALEIANLGDCKRRVGVFLDNPIEMVADYARKLTLSAVQLHGNESLEYMQTLRTMLPESCEIWAVESVLQNQVDLTDFISDTLSAKLEIADKVLLDCKVGDQVGGTGAAFDWRLLEDVPHKHKLILAGGLTPSNIKAARQTHVAILDVNSGVEDSPAEKSESKLNSLFSLLREY, translated from the coding sequence GTGGCTAAAAACGTATTAGAAAAAATTGTTGATGACAAAAAGATAGAGATCGCACAACGAAAAATTGATTTCCCCTTGAGCGAATTTATCGACACATTATCGCTTTGTGAGAAGGACTTTTTCGCCGCATTAGCTGCGCCTAACGCGAGCTTTATTCTTGAGTGCAAAAAAGCGTCTCCATCAAAGGGACTGATTAGAGAGAACTTTGACTTAGACGAAATTATTGCAGCCTATGCACCGCATGCATCTTGCTTTTCGGTATTAACTGACGAAAAATATTTTCAAGGTAAATTTGAATATCTAGACTACATCACATCAAGAGTGGCGCAACCTGTCATAAATAAAGATTTCTTTGTCGATGAATATCAAGTCTACCTTGCTCGCTACCATAACGCTGATGCAGTATTGTTAATGTTGTCAGTGTTAAACGACGAGGAATTTAAAACCCTTAGCGCACTCACTCACAAGCTAGGCATGAATGTGCTTACGGAAGTGAGCAACGAAGAAGAAGTGCACAGAGCCTTAGCCCTGAATGCCAATATTATAGGTATCAATAATCGTAATTTACGTGATTTGAGCACCGACCTGGCGACAACCGAGCGTTTAGTGCCATTAATAACCAAAAATGGTTTTGACGGTGTTATTTTATCTGAATCGGGTATTTATCAGCATTCAGAGGTGCAGCGTTTGAGTCCACTCGTAGATGGGTTTTTAGTGGGTAGCGCTTTAATGGCAGAAACAAATTTAGTCAACGCCGTTGAAAAACTCATATTCGGTGAGGTTAAAATTTGTGGCATTAATTCAGTCGAGAACGCGCGCAAAGTAATGGCGACACCTGCCAGCTATATCGGTTTGATTTTTGCCACTAAGTCACCTCGATACGTTTCTATTGAGCGCGCATTGGAAATAGCAAACCTTGGCGATTGTAAAAGACGTGTTGGCGTGTTTTTAGATAATCCGATAGAAATGGTTGCTGACTACGCACGCAAATTAACCTTGTCTGCCGTGCAGCTGCACGGTAATGAATCATTAGAATATATGCAAACATTGCGTACGATGCTACCCGAGTCATGCGAAATTTGGGCGGTCGAGTCAGTATTGCAAAACCAGGTAGACCTCACAGATTTTATTAGCGACACATTGTCTGCAAAGCTCGAAATTGCCGACAAAGTCTTACTCGACTGTAAAGTTGGCGATCAAGTGGGCGGAACCGGCGCAGCGTTTGATTGGCGATTGTTAGAGGATGTGCCTCACAAACACAAGCTGATATTAGCTGGCGGACTAACACCAAGTAATATCAAGGCGGCTAGGCAAACCCATGTTGCCATATTAGATGTAAATTCAGGTGTTGAAGACTCACCTGCTGAAAAATCAGAATCCAAACTAAACAGTTTATTTAGCCTATTGAGAGAATACTAA
- the trpD gene encoding anthranilate phosphoribosyltransferase — MKAVNTKSRETVFGPQDTLNALEKLYAQQSLSFVEAEAVFNRVMRGEVSEVELSALLIALKIKTESIEEIAGAASAMVSNAKPFPRPEYNFSDIVGTGGDGHNTINVSSAAAVVAASCGVKVAKHGNRSVSSKSGSSDLFAAFGLALDMSPDTARKCLDEANLCFLAAPAYHSGVKYAMPVRLALKTRTLFNILGPLANPARPTHSLLGVYTPSLLDTYAQTLVALGHKKAFVVHGSGLDELALHGNSQIVEVNNGAITKSEVTPADFGLSNYSLNAIEGGEPEQNRALIADVFNGQGTPAHTAAIAMNAAALIKLNAMANTFKEACDMAMASIEAGKPMQTIETAAKLSQM, encoded by the coding sequence ATGAAAGCAGTGAATACAAAATCTCGTGAAACGGTCTTTGGGCCGCAGGACACGCTCAACGCATTAGAAAAACTCTATGCCCAGCAATCATTAAGTTTTGTGGAAGCAGAAGCTGTCTTTAACCGTGTGATGCGCGGAGAGGTGAGTGAAGTTGAGCTATCTGCCCTATTGATTGCATTGAAGATCAAAACCGAAAGCATTGAAGAGATAGCGGGTGCCGCATCAGCGATGGTGAGCAATGCAAAACCCTTCCCACGCCCAGAATACAACTTTAGCGATATTGTTGGCACTGGCGGTGATGGCCATAATACCATTAATGTATCAAGCGCAGCTGCGGTTGTTGCTGCAAGCTGTGGCGTAAAAGTGGCGAAACACGGCAACCGCAGTGTCTCCAGTAAATCAGGCTCATCCGACCTCTTTGCAGCCTTTGGTCTAGCTTTAGATATGAGTCCTGACACTGCACGCAAATGTCTTGATGAAGCAAACTTGTGCTTTTTAGCGGCACCTGCGTATCACTCTGGTGTGAAGTATGCGATGCCAGTTCGCTTAGCATTAAAAACCAGAACTTTATTCAATATTTTAGGCCCCTTGGCTAATCCAGCCAGACCGACGCACAGCCTGCTGGGTGTCTATACACCGAGCCTGCTGGACACCTATGCACAAACATTGGTTGCGTTAGGGCATAAAAAAGCGTTCGTAGTTCATGGCAGCGGTTTGGACGAACTCGCGCTGCATGGCAACAGCCAAATTGTCGAAGTCAATAACGGAGCGATCACGAAAAGTGAAGTTACCCCCGCTGATTTTGGTTTGAGCAATTATTCATTGAATGCTATCGAAGGCGGTGAGCCTGAACAAAACAGAGCGCTGATCGCAGATGTCTTCAATGGCCAAGGCACACCTGCTCATACCGCAGCTATCGCCATGAATGCAGCGGCATTGATTAAATTAAATGCTATGGCTAATACCTTTAAAGAGGCTTGCGACATGGCGATGGCCTCAATAGAAGCCGGTAAACCTATGCAGACAATTGAAACAGCTGCAAAGTTAAGCCAGATGTGA